A single Vigna radiata var. radiata cultivar VC1973A chromosome 8, Vradiata_ver6, whole genome shotgun sequence DNA region contains:
- the LOC106772583 gene encoding syntaxin-121, protein MNDLISGSFSRFRGDQASPDRHHVIEMSGAGDGHAGGKVNLDKFFEDVEGVKEELKELEGLAQSLRSSHEQSKTLHNANAIRDLRSRMDGDVSVALKKAKLIKLKLEALDRNNAANRNLPGCGPGSSSDRTRTSVVNGLKKKLRDSMENFNEIRQLVSSEYRETVQRRYFTVTGENPDDNTLDLLISTGESETFLQKAIQEQGRGRILDTINEIQERHDAVKELEKSLKELHQVFLDMTVLVQHQGEQLDDIESHVARAQSFVHTGTEHLQTARKHQKNTRKWTCYCIILLLVIILVVVLFIVKPWEKSSSGGNGGNQSPQVQTPPSPPPPA, encoded by the exons ATGAACGACTTGATCTCCGGTTCCTTCTCTCGCTTCCGCGGCGACCAGGCCTCCCCGGACCGCCACCACGTCATCGAGATGTCTGGCGCCGGTGACGGGCACGCCGGCGGGAAAGTGAACCTCGACAAGTTCTTTGAGGACGTGGAGGGCGTTAAGGAGGAGCTGAAGGAGTTGGAGGGACTGGCGCAGAGTCTGAGGAGCAGCCACGAGCAGAGCAAGACGCTGCACAACGCCAACGCCATCAGGGACCTCCGTTCGCGCATGGACGGTGACGTTTCGGTGGCTCTCAAGAAGGCCAAGCTCATCAAGCTCAAGCTCGAGGCTCTCGACCGCAACAACGCCGCCAACCGGAACCTGCCAGGCTGCGGACCTGGTTCCTCCTCGGACAGAACCCGGACCTCCGTGGTCAACGGGCTGAAGAAAAAGCTGAGGGACTCTATGGAGAACTTCAACGAGATTCGGCAGCTCGTGTCGTCGGAGTACCGGGAGACTGTGCAGCGCCGCTACTTCACCGTCACCGGCGAGAATCCCGATGATAACACGCTCGATCTCTTGATCTCCACTG GTGAGAGTGAGACTTTCCTTCAGAAGGCCATTCAAGAGCAAGGCAGGGGTAGGATTCTGGACACCATCAATGAGATTCAAGAGAGACATGATGCTGTCAAAGAGTTGGAGAAGAGTCTCAAGGAGTTGCACCAAGTATTCCTTGACATGACGGTTTTGGTGCAACATCAAGGTGAGCAATTGGATGATATTGAGAGCCATGTGGCAAGAGCTCAATCGTTTGTGCACACTGGAACTGAGCATTTGCAGACAGCACGAAAGCACCAGAAAAACACCAGGAAATGGACCTGTTATTGTATCATACTTCTTCTGGTGATCATCTTGGTTGTGGTGCTCTTCATTGTGAAGCCATGGGAAAAAAGCAGTAGTGGCGGCAATGGTGGTAATCAGTCTCCACAAGTTCAAACACCACCTTCGCCTCCACCTCCTGCTTAG
- the LOC106771297 gene encoding syntaxin-121, translating into MNDLFSGSFTRNSDQASPDHHHHVVEMAAVEGGVNLEKFFEEVEPVKAELKELERLHENLRGSHEKSKTLHSANAVKELRSRMDADVALALKKAKLIKVRLEALDRSNQTSRNLPGSGPGSSSDRTRTSVVSGLRKNLKDSMDNFNSLRQQISTEYRETVQRRYYTVTGENPDDKTIDLLISTGESETFLQKAIQQQGRASVMDTIQEIQERHDTVKEIERNLKELHQVFLDMAVLVQSQGEQLDDIESHVARANSYVRGGVQQLQVARKHQKNTRKWTCYAIILLIIIILIIVLPIVLRN; encoded by the exons ATGAACGACTTGTTCTCCGGCTCCTTCACCCGCAACAGCGACCAAGCCTCGCCGGACCACCACCACCACGTGGTCGAGATGGCGGCGGTGGAGGGCGGCGTGAACCTGGAGAAATTCTTTGAGGAAGTTGAGCCGGTAAAAGCAGAGTTAAAAGAGCTAGAGCGTCTCCATGAGAACTTACGTGGTTCCCACGAAAAAAGCAAGACCCTTCACAGTGCTAATGCTGTGAAAGAGCTTCGCTCGCGCATGGACGCGGATGTAGCACTGGCTTTAAAGAAAGCCAAGCTCATCAAGGTCCGGCTCGAAGCTCTGGACCGGTCCAATCAGACAAGCCGAAACCTGCCTGGTTCTGGACCGGGTTCTTCCTCCGACAGGACTAGAACATCTGTCGTGAGCGGATTGAGGAAGAATCTGAAAGACTCCATGGACAACTTCAATAGCCTTAGGCAACAGATATCGACGGAGTACAGGGAAACCGTGCAGCGGAGATATTATACTGTTACCGGAGAGAACCCTGATGACAAAACCATCGACCTTCTCATTTCTACCG GTGAGAGTGAAACATTTTTGCAGAAAGCGATTCAGCAGCAAGGTAGAGCGAGTGTGATGGATACGATCCAAGAGATTCAAGAGAGGCACGACACAGTGAAAGAGATAGAGCGAAACCTGAAGGAGCTGCACCAGGTCTTCCTAGACATGGCTGTGTTGGTGCAGTCCCAGGGAGAGCAATTGGACGACATCGAGAGCCATGTAGCACGTGCCAACTCGTACGTGCGAGGTGGGGTCCAGCAGCTCCAAGTAGCAAGGAAGCACCAGAAAAACACGCGAAAGTGGACCTGCTACGCCATCATTTTGCTCATCATTATCATTTTGATCATAGTTCTCCCCATAGTTCTGagaaattaa
- the LOC106769956 gene encoding 33 kDa ribonucleoprotein, chloroplastic has translation MAASSLIFNSSLSFNFSHTVISFRPQNLKPQFSISSAISLCHLPLSLVSFQDTQNPIQDETLQKTEPNASLFYHSARLFVGNLPYSLPSSQLAQRFGEAGNVVSVEIVCDDITDRSRGFAFVTMGSVEEAECAIRMFDGSEIGGRIIKVNIAEIPRKGKWRVMGSNYRGFVDSPHKIYAGNLGWGVTSQCLRDAFVELPGFLSAKVIYERNSGKSLGYGFVSFRTAEDVEAALNSMNGVDVQGRPLRLNLAAG, from the exons ATGGCTGCTTCTTCCCTTATCTTCAACAGTTCACTCTCCTTTAACTTCTCACACACTGTCATATCCTTCAGACCTCAAAACCTGAAGCCACAATTTTCCATTTCTTCTGCGATCTCACTTTGCCATCTTCCCCTGTCTTTGGTTTCCTTCCAAGACACTCAAAACCCCATACAGGATGAAACCCTGCAAAAAACAGAGCCAAATGCCTCACTCTTCTACCATTCAGCGAGACTCTTTGTGGGAAACTTGCCTTATTCGTTGCCCTCTTCTCAGTTGGCTCAGCGGTTTGGAGAGGCTGGCAATGTTGTATCCGTTGAg ATTGTGTGTGATGACATTACGGATAGAAGTAGAGGGTTTGCGTTTGTTACAATGGGGAGCGTGGAGGAAGCTGAATGTGCAATTCGAATGTTTGATGGCTCT GAAATTGGAGGTAGGATTATTAAGGTAAACATCGCGGAAATACCCAGAAAAGGAAAATGGAGAGTAATGGGTTCAAACTATAGAGGCTTTGTAGACAGCCCTCACAAGATTTATGCTGGAAACCTTGGTTGGGGTGTGACTTCACAGTGTCTTAGAGATGCCTTTGTTGAGCTGCCAGGCTTCCTGAGTGCCAAAGTCATCTATGAAAGGAACAGTGGGAAGTCTCTGGGATATGGGTTTGTCTCTTTTCGAACTGCTGAGGATGTAGAGGCTGCTTTGAATTCTATGAATGGAGTG GATGTTCAAGGCAGGCCCTTACGACTGAATCTAGCTGCAGGATAA
- the LOC106772164 gene encoding indole-3-acetic acid-induced protein ARG7-like — MGFRLPGIRRTSSGRNQASSKVLDAPKGCLAVYVGENMKRFVIPVSHLNQPLFQDLLSQAEEEFGYDHPMGGLTIPCSEHVFQHITSCLYGQ, encoded by the coding sequence ATGGGCTTCCGTTTACCCGGTATCAGAAGGACTTCATCTGGCAGAAATCAAGCATCTTCAAAAGTGTTGGATGCGCCAAAGGGATGCCTTGCAGTCTATGTGGGAGAGAATATGAAACGGTTTGTGATTCCTGTATCACACTTGAATCAACCTCTATTCCAAGACTTGTTGAGTCAAGCTGAGGAAGAGTTTGGATATGATCATCCCATGGGTGGCCTCACAATTCCTTGCAGCGAACATGTCTTCCAACATATTACTTCTTGTTTGTATGGACAATAA